The following coding sequences lie in one Shumkonia mesophila genomic window:
- a CDS encoding thioredoxin domain-containing protein, translated as MTQIRRGGGALAALALACLGGTSPGQAAELVMLERPGCPWCERWDREIGPAYGKTEAGRTAPLRRVDITQPWPRDLEQIRIERFTPTFIVIEDGREIGRLRGYPGDAFFWPLIEEILAQLPTGAPADGRNPGHGY; from the coding sequence ATGACGCAGATCCGCAGAGGCGGCGGCGCGCTGGCCGCCCTGGCGTTGGCCTGTCTCGGCGGGACGTCGCCGGGCCAGGCCGCCGAGCTTGTGATGCTGGAGCGGCCGGGGTGCCCGTGGTGCGAGCGATGGGATCGCGAGATCGGTCCCGCCTATGGGAAGACGGAAGCGGGTCGCACGGCGCCGTTGCGGCGCGTCGACATCACCCAGCCGTGGCCCAGGGACCTGGAACAGATCCGGATCGAGCGTTTCACGCCGACGTTCATCGTCATCGAGGACGGCAGGGAGATCGGCCGTCTGCGGGGTTACCCCGGAGATGCGTTCTTCTGGCCGTTGATCGAGGAGATTCTGGCCCAGCTGCCGACAGGAGCGCCCGCGGACGGGCGCAATCCCGGCCATGGCTATTAG
- a CDS encoding ArsR/SmtB family transcription factor codes for MAIRLKEGQEPIDLDTLVEHARKTSELLKALSHESRLLILCLLSDGEKSVSELEELMSMPQAAVSQQLARLRFDRLVRTRREGRTIYYSIADDDVVSLIEMLQEFFCKPLRKNNGGG; via the coding sequence ATGGCTATTAGGCTCAAGGAAGGCCAGGAACCGATCGATCTCGACACGCTCGTCGAGCACGCGCGCAAGACCAGCGAGTTGCTGAAAGCGCTGTCGCACGAAAGCCGCCTGCTCATCCTGTGCCTGCTGAGCGATGGCGAAAAATCGGTTTCGGAACTGGAAGAGCTGATGTCGATGCCGCAGGCCGCCGTCTCGCAGCAGCTGGCGCGGCTGCGGTTCGACCGCCTGGTCCGAACCCGGCGCGAGGGGCGGACGATCTATTACTCGATCGCCGACGACGATGTCGTCTCGCTGATCGAGATGCTTCAGGAATTTTTCTGCAAGCCGTTGCGCAAGAACAACGGCGGCGGTTGA
- a CDS encoding YeeE/YedE family protein: MADAAWFLPVAGVAAGIVIGAVARNVHFCTLSALERHWYANDSSGLRTWVLFAAVAIALTQAMSLAGAIDVGPSFYLTPEFSWAGAILGGIAFGFGMALVGTCGFGALVRLGGGSLRSLVALIILGLAALATQRGLLALARTRIADETAIDLGFAGNQSLGGLISALAGFDARAVTALAVVAVLLAWVFSDRRYRTNYRSIGAAVTMGGVIAGGWLATSWASGHSLYPVQLEAGSFVVPVGDVLFHLATFTGALPDYGVGLVIGVPLGAAAVAFRRHDVRWEACDDARELGRHIGGAALMGIGGVLAMGCTVGQGVTAASVLAISAPLVMISIGVGARLGLAYLVEGSAWAAFRLPAQEPAKQG; encoded by the coding sequence ATGGCTGATGCGGCTTGGTTTCTGCCGGTCGCAGGCGTGGCCGCCGGAATCGTCATCGGCGCCGTCGCGCGCAACGTCCATTTCTGCACGCTGTCGGCCCTCGAGCGGCACTGGTACGCCAACGACAGCAGCGGGCTTAGAACCTGGGTCCTGTTCGCGGCGGTGGCGATCGCCCTGACCCAGGCGATGAGCCTTGCCGGCGCGATCGACGTCGGGCCCTCCTTCTATCTCACGCCCGAGTTCAGTTGGGCTGGCGCCATTCTCGGCGGAATCGCCTTCGGCTTCGGCATGGCGCTGGTCGGCACCTGCGGGTTCGGCGCGCTGGTCCGCCTGGGCGGGGGCAGCCTGCGCTCGCTGGTCGCGCTGATCATCCTGGGGTTGGCGGCGCTGGCCACCCAGCGCGGCCTGCTGGCGCTCGCCCGCACGCGGATCGCCGACGAAACGGCCATCGACCTCGGCTTCGCCGGAAACCAGTCCCTCGGCGGCCTGATTTCCGCGCTCGCCGGCTTCGATGCCCGGGCCGTGACCGCGCTTGCCGTCGTCGCCGTCCTACTGGCGTGGGTCTTCAGCGACCGGCGCTACCGCACAAATTATCGCAGCATCGGGGCGGCCGTGACGATGGGCGGCGTTATCGCCGGCGGATGGCTGGCGACCTCGTGGGCGTCCGGCCATTCGCTCTATCCCGTGCAGTTGGAGGCCGGGTCCTTCGTCGTGCCGGTCGGTGACGTGCTGTTTCACCTGGCCACCTTCACCGGCGCGTTGCCGGATTACGGCGTCGGCCTGGTGATCGGCGTTCCCCTCGGCGCCGCGGCGGTCGCCTTCCGGCGCCACGACGTCCGCTGGGAGGCCTGCGACGACGCCCGCGAACTCGGGCGCCACATCGGCGGCGCCGCCCTGATGGGGATCGGCGGCGTGTTGGCCATGGGTTGCACCGTCGGCCAGGGGGTTACGGCGGCCTCCGTGCTCGCGATATCGGCACCGCTGGTCATGATCTCGATCGGGGTGGGGGCCCGCCTGGGTCTCGCCTATCTCGTCGAGGGATCGGCGTGGGCGGCATTCCGCTTGCCCGCCCAAGAGCCCGCCAAACAGGGTTAA
- a CDS encoding GlcG/HbpS family heme-binding protein, with protein MRNGRMGVAAVGFFAVLGTAAWAEDGPLVSVNLMKPEMAVKLAQAALDGCRAEGAQVTVAVVDRFGVLQALIRDRFAGPHTPDAARRKAYTAASFRSDTLTLSEAARAGGEAYGANFIAEALMLGGGVPVEAGGAMLGAVGVSGAPSGAMDDRCARMGIDAIAMDLEL; from the coding sequence ATGCGCAACGGGAGAATGGGTGTGGCGGCGGTCGGCTTTTTCGCCGTCCTGGGCACGGCCGCATGGGCCGAGGACGGGCCGTTGGTATCGGTGAACCTGATGAAACCCGAGATGGCCGTCAAACTGGCGCAAGCGGCATTGGACGGATGCCGGGCCGAAGGAGCCCAGGTCACGGTTGCCGTGGTGGACCGCTTCGGCGTCCTGCAGGCCCTGATCCGCGACCGCTTCGCCGGGCCGCATACGCCGGATGCCGCCCGCCGGAAGGCCTATACCGCCGCCAGCTTCCGCAGCGACACCCTGACCCTTTCCGAAGCGGCGAGAGCGGGAGGCGAGGCGTACGGCGCGAACTTCATCGCGGAAGCCTTGATGCTGGGCGGCGGCGTGCCGGTCGAGGCCGGCGGGGCGATGCTGGGAGCCGTCGGTGTTTCCGGGGCGCCGTCGGGGGCGATGGACGATCGCTGTGCCCGCATGGGAATCGACGCCATCGCGATGGACCTGGAACTTTAG
- a CDS encoding LysR family transcriptional regulator, translating into MEFKALETFIWISRLGSFRAAADRLNTTQPSVSSRVAALERELGTRLFDRSGRRATLTRKGRDLLKYAERLIALRTETLTAVANLSSIQGTIALGVVETIAHTWLPRLIERVAQTYPAISLELNVDISVNLRERLVARELDAAFLMGPISRPEIVNLPLSSYPLVWLASPRRGLAGKTLTLEDLGRVPIITFPRHSRPYMDLEALFHGTNVRPRIHNSSSLATIVRMAADGIGVCALPIDIVRLELQRGELCLLESAVRLPDLYFTASFPGESDSFLAHAICDLAVTVAKEFDAARQLIEKNYQIPSNHAF; encoded by the coding sequence ATGGAGTTCAAGGCCCTCGAAACGTTCATATGGATCTCGCGGTTGGGCAGCTTCCGGGCGGCGGCGGACCGCCTGAACACCACCCAGCCGTCGGTGTCGTCGCGCGTCGCCGCCCTTGAGCGCGAACTCGGCACCCGGCTTTTCGACCGCAGTGGCCGCCGGGCCACGCTCACGCGGAAAGGCCGCGATCTTCTGAAATACGCCGAACGGCTGATCGCGCTTCGCACCGAAACGCTGACGGCGGTGGCCAATCTGTCGTCCATTCAGGGGACCATCGCGTTGGGCGTCGTCGAAACCATCGCCCATACATGGCTGCCCCGGCTGATCGAGCGCGTCGCCCAAACCTATCCGGCCATCTCGCTCGAGCTCAACGTCGACATCTCGGTCAACCTGAGGGAACGGCTGGTGGCGCGCGAGCTCGACGCCGCCTTTCTCATGGGCCCGATCAGCCGGCCCGAGATCGTCAACCTGCCGCTGTCCAGCTATCCCCTGGTCTGGCTGGCCAGCCCGCGGCGCGGACTGGCCGGCAAGACCCTGACGCTGGAAGACCTGGGCCGGGTGCCGATCATCACGTTTCCCCGCCATTCGCGCCCCTATATGGACCTCGAGGCGCTTTTCCACGGCACCAACGTCCGCCCCCGCATCCACAACAGTTCGTCCTTGGCCACCATCGTTCGCATGGCGGCCGACGGAATCGGCGTGTGCGCTCTGCCCATCGACATCGTCCGGCTGGAATTGCAGCGCGGCGAGCTGTGCCTTCTGGAATCGGCGGTCCGGCTGCCCGACCTTTACTTCACGGCGTCGTTTCCCGGCGAATCCGATTCCTTCCTGGCCCATGCCATCTGCGACCTGGCGGTCACGGTGGCCAAGGAGTTCGACGCCGCACGCCAACTCATAGAAAAAAATTATCAAATTCCATCAAATCATGCGTTTTGA
- a CDS encoding putative hydro-lyase, producing the protein MAPASRPFRSFAPGEVRRLIRAKQIDAPTAGMADGYVQANLVILPQVDAELFLAYCAANPKPCPLLGVGEPGKVSLDVLAKNLDIRTDVPGYRIFRDGVATERVNDITPYWRDDLVIFALGCSFSFEHALVDAGLPVRHIELGRNVPMFRTSIPTIPCGLFRGPLVVSMRPYRPAEAIAAILMSERYPLAHGAPVHMGFPEAIGIVDLGKPDFGDPVPVEADEIPVFWACGVTPQAALEQAALPFAITHDPGHMLITDIANERIVGVQRLGV; encoded by the coding sequence ATGGCCCCCGCGTCCCGCCCCTTCCGCTCGTTCGCGCCCGGCGAGGTCCGCCGGCTGATTCGCGCCAAGCAGATCGATGCTCCGACCGCCGGCATGGCCGACGGCTATGTCCAGGCCAACCTGGTCATCCTGCCGCAGGTGGACGCCGAGCTGTTCCTGGCCTATTGCGCGGCGAACCCCAAGCCGTGCCCGCTGCTGGGCGTCGGCGAGCCGGGCAAGGTCTCCCTCGACGTGCTGGCCAAGAATCTGGATATCCGCACCGACGTTCCGGGCTATCGCATCTTTCGCGACGGCGTCGCCACCGAGCGGGTGAACGACATCACGCCCTACTGGCGGGACGATCTGGTGATCTTCGCGCTCGGCTGCTCGTTTTCCTTCGAACATGCCCTTGTGGATGCCGGCCTGCCGGTTCGCCACATCGAGCTTGGCCGCAACGTGCCGATGTTCCGCACGTCGATCCCAACCATTCCGTGCGGCCTCTTCCGGGGCCCGCTGGTCGTGAGCATGCGCCCCTACAGGCCGGCCGAAGCCATCGCCGCCATCCTCATGTCCGAACGCTACCCGCTGGCCCACGGGGCGCCGGTTCACATGGGCTTTCCCGAGGCGATCGGGATTGTCGATCTCGGCAAGCCTGATTTCGGCGACCCTGTGCCGGTGGAAGCCGACGAAATTCCCGTGTTCTGGGCGTGCGGCGTGACGCCGCAGGCGGCGCTGGAGCAGGCCGCGCTGCCCTTCGCCATTACCCATGATCCCGGCCATATGCTGATAACCGACATCGCCAACGAGCGCATCGTCGGCGTCCAACGGTTAGGAGTGTGA
- a CDS encoding TRAP transporter substrate-binding protein, with the protein MRGMKFLTAAAVAVLVGSGAAGAADLDSTKLTYVGSWSGLVLFKQFEKPFWGETLPKDSGGKITVDVSTFDQMGLKGAEVFRLLDKAVFDIGATVADYTVQDSPELEGLDIPMIASEPKQAHAAAMAYKPVVDDIMAQRFQAKVLAIVPYPAQVLFCNKPIKGLADIKGLKVRASGRSTAEFLTAAGAEGITMAFSEVPGALQRGVIDCAVTGTLSGYSAGWGEVSKVLYPLPIGGWDHVVTAISLKKWNALGKDTQKFLLAEVAEKLENPVWKAAEEDSVQGIACLSGKGQVACKHGKPGTMTVVEPTAEEMARARKLLLEKSLPAWAARVDDVWVKRWNETIGKTVDLIAKK; encoded by the coding sequence ATGCGTGGGATGAAGTTTCTGACGGCCGCGGCCGTCGCCGTTTTGGTCGGCTCGGGCGCCGCCGGAGCCGCCGATCTCGACAGCACGAAGCTGACCTACGTGGGAAGCTGGAGCGGCCTGGTGCTGTTCAAGCAGTTCGAGAAGCCGTTCTGGGGCGAAACCCTGCCCAAGGATTCGGGCGGCAAGATCACCGTCGACGTCTCGACGTTCGACCAGATGGGCCTCAAGGGCGCCGAGGTGTTCCGTCTGCTCGACAAGGCCGTGTTCGATATCGGGGCGACGGTCGCCGACTATACGGTGCAGGACTCGCCGGAACTGGAAGGCCTCGACATCCCGATGATCGCGTCCGAGCCCAAGCAGGCCCACGCTGCGGCCATGGCCTACAAGCCGGTGGTCGACGACATCATGGCCCAGCGTTTCCAGGCCAAGGTGCTGGCCATCGTGCCCTATCCGGCCCAGGTGCTGTTCTGCAACAAGCCAATCAAGGGCCTGGCCGACATCAAGGGCCTGAAGGTTCGCGCCAGCGGCCGTTCGACCGCCGAATTCCTGACGGCGGCGGGGGCCGAGGGCATTACCATGGCGTTCAGCGAGGTTCCCGGTGCCCTGCAGCGCGGCGTCATCGACTGCGCCGTCACCGGAACGCTTTCCGGCTACAGCGCGGGATGGGGCGAGGTTTCCAAGGTTCTCTATCCGCTGCCGATCGGCGGATGGGACCACGTGGTGACGGCCATCTCGCTCAAGAAGTGGAACGCGCTTGGCAAGGACACCCAGAAGTTCCTGCTGGCCGAAGTGGCGGAAAAGCTTGAGAATCCGGTGTGGAAGGCGGCCGAGGAAGACTCCGTGCAGGGCATCGCCTGCCTGAGCGGCAAAGGCCAGGTGGCCTGCAAGCACGGCAAGCCGGGCACCATGACCGTGGTCGAGCCGACGGCCGAGGAAATGGCCCGGGCCCGCAAGCTGCTTCTCGAAAAGTCCCTTCCCGCGTGGGCGGCCCGCGTCGACGATGTCTGGGTCAAGCGGTGGAACGAGACGATCGGCAAGACGGTCGATCTGATCGCCAAGAAATGA
- a CDS encoding TRAP transporter small permease subunit: MAAALDILVDRVDRISRWLAYLGGVMLLVTVALVILEIVLRRVFAISLALGFEMSGYALAISSSWAFAYALFCRAHIRIDAAYVRLGQRMRIGLDILALTLFVAFAMVVCEAAGGVLFESVSRHSLSNTPLQTPLWIPQGLWLAGLVWFAFATALLLVRVLFAAASGDAETVQRLAGSQTLDEQIQEEAPV, from the coding sequence ATGGCCGCAGCGCTCGACATCCTCGTTGACCGGGTCGACCGGATCTCCCGGTGGCTGGCCTATCTCGGCGGCGTCATGCTGCTGGTCACCGTCGCCCTGGTCATCCTGGAAATCGTGCTCAGGCGCGTTTTCGCGATATCGCTCGCCCTGGGTTTCGAGATGTCGGGCTACGCGCTCGCCATTTCGTCCTCGTGGGCGTTCGCCTATGCGTTGTTCTGCCGGGCGCACATCCGCATCGACGCCGCCTATGTGCGGCTCGGCCAACGGATGCGCATCGGCCTCGACATCCTGGCGCTCACCCTGTTCGTCGCCTTCGCCATGGTCGTCTGCGAGGCGGCCGGCGGCGTGCTGTTCGAATCCGTCAGCCGGCATTCCCTGTCGAATACGCCGCTGCAGACGCCGCTCTGGATTCCCCAGGGCCTGTGGCTGGCCGGCCTCGTGTGGTTCGCCTTCGCCACCGCCCTGCTGCTGGTGCGGGTTCTTTTTGCCGCGGCATCCGGCGATGCCGAAACGGTGCAGCGGTTGGCCGGAAGCCAGACGCTGGACGAGCAGATCCAAGAAGAAGCGCCGGTCTAG
- a CDS encoding TRAP transporter large permease, giving the protein MIGLAFAILLTLMVLSIPVAVTLLALGLFMDQAFSAFPLYRALGEVMWSASDSFLLIAIPLFILLGEILVRTGIARRTYGALEAWLSWLPGGLLHANIGTATFFSATSGSSVATAATVGTVAMPQARALGYHEGLFAGSIAAGGTLGIMIPPSINLIVYGFLTETSIPRLFIAGIVPGIALALSFIAGTALICSIKPQWGGPRRRHTWGKRLRGLVDLLPVFVLFSVIIGSIYTGWATPTEAAAVGVLTTLVFAFILGELSIGMLKDSLASTMRTSAMIMLIITSAYFLNFVLSAAGATRALSTFVETLGMAPTATMLVIIAMYVLLGFFIETLSLMVITIPIVEPVVVALGYDPIWFGIMLILLIEMALITPPVGLNLYVVQGVRGRGSLNEVMIGALPYAVIMLLMAGVLLMVPEMALFLPNAMN; this is encoded by the coding sequence ATGATCGGCCTAGCGTTCGCAATCCTGCTCACCCTGATGGTGCTGTCGATTCCCGTGGCGGTCACGCTGCTGGCGCTCGGCCTCTTCATGGACCAGGCCTTTTCGGCGTTCCCGCTCTATCGCGCCCTCGGCGAGGTGATGTGGTCGGCCTCGGACAGCTTCCTCCTCATCGCCATTCCGCTGTTCATTCTGCTGGGCGAGATCCTGGTCCGCACCGGCATCGCCCGGCGCACGTATGGCGCCCTTGAGGCCTGGCTTTCCTGGCTGCCCGGCGGGCTTCTGCACGCCAACATCGGAACGGCGACGTTCTTTTCGGCGACGTCGGGGTCCAGCGTGGCGACCGCGGCGACGGTCGGAACCGTGGCCATGCCGCAGGCCCGCGCGCTCGGCTATCACGAAGGCCTGTTCGCCGGCTCCATCGCGGCGGGCGGCACGCTGGGCATCATGATCCCGCCCTCGATCAACCTGATCGTCTACGGCTTTTTGACCGAGACCTCGATCCCCCGCCTGTTCATCGCCGGCATCGTCCCCGGCATCGCCCTGGCGCTCTCCTTCATCGCCGGGACGGCGCTGATCTGTTCCATCAAGCCGCAATGGGGCGGCCCCCGCCGGCGGCACACCTGGGGGAAACGGCTGCGCGGCCTCGTTGACCTGCTGCCGGTCTTCGTCCTTTTTTCCGTCATCATCGGCTCGATCTATACCGGCTGGGCGACGCCGACCGAGGCCGCCGCCGTCGGCGTGCTGACCACGCTCGTCTTCGCGTTCATCCTGGGCGAGCTCTCCATCGGCATGCTCAAGGACTCGCTGGCCAGCACCATGCGCACGTCGGCCATGATCATGCTGATCATCACGTCGGCCTATTTCCTGAACTTCGTGCTGTCGGCCGCCGGGGCGACCCGGGCGCTCAGCACATTCGTCGAAACCCTGGGAATGGCCCCGACGGCGACGATGCTGGTCATCATCGCCATGTACGTGCTGCTGGGGTTCTTCATCGAAACCCTTTCGCTCATGGTCATCACCATCCCCATCGTCGAGCCGGTCGTCGTTGCCCTGGGCTACGATCCCATCTGGTTCGGCATCATGCTGATTCTGCTGATCGAGATGGCGCTGATCACCCCGCCCGTCGGCCTCAACCTTTACGTGGTCCAGGGCGTGCGCGGCCGGGGGTCGCTGAACGAAGTGATGATCGGGGCCCTCCCCTATGCGGTGATCATGCTCCTGATGGCCGGCGTTCTGCTGATGGTACCCGAGATGGCCCTGTTTCTGCCGAATGCCATGAACTGA
- a CDS encoding DUF2848 domain-containing protein produces the protein MLQFRSPGENPIAIDIRELVIAGWAGRDTAAVQAHIRELADVGVAPPSTVPLFYRVSAGRLTTAGRIQVLGPDSSGEAEAVLIGGAGRLWVGIGSDHTDRKVEAYSVAVSKEMCPKPVGPEVWPLDVVADHWDRLILRAHAVIDGDSVLYQEGPVSGLLRPELLMAKWNGTARPLGDGQAMFCGTLAAIGGVRPATRFEMTLEDPVLNRTIRHGYDIDVLPIVA, from the coding sequence ATGCTGCAGTTTCGCTCGCCCGGGGAAAACCCGATTGCCATCGACATTCGCGAGCTGGTCATCGCCGGGTGGGCCGGCCGCGACACCGCCGCGGTCCAGGCCCACATCCGGGAACTGGCCGACGTGGGCGTCGCGCCGCCATCGACCGTCCCCCTTTTCTACCGGGTTTCGGCCGGGCGGCTGACCACGGCCGGACGCATCCAGGTCCTGGGGCCGGACAGCTCCGGCGAGGCCGAGGCGGTGCTGATCGGCGGGGCCGGCCGCCTGTGGGTCGGCATCGGCTCGGACCACACCGATCGCAAGGTCGAAGCCTATTCGGTCGCCGTGTCGAAGGAAATGTGTCCCAAACCGGTGGGGCCGGAGGTCTGGCCGCTCGACGTCGTGGCCGATCATTGGGATCGGTTGATCCTGCGCGCCCATGCGGTGATCGACGGCGACAGCGTCCTCTATCAGGAAGGCCCGGTTTCCGGGCTGCTGCGGCCCGAACTGCTGATGGCGAAATGGAACGGCACGGCGCGGCCGCTGGGCGACGGGCAGGCGATGTTCTGCGGCACCCTGGCGGCGATCGGCGGCGTGCGCCCGGCAACCCGATTCGAGATGACGCTGGAAGACCCGGTGCTGAACCGCACGATCCGCCATGGTTACGATATCGACGTCCTGCCCATCGTTGCCTGA
- a CDS encoding amidase — MFADTRTLTEILDALGSGRARSEALTEEALARTQTPEGRIVFTEIFEKAALAQARAADQLRDAGVAGGALAGVPVSVKDLFDVAGYPTRAGSKVLADAPPAKADAVAVKRLRAAGAVIIGHTNMTEFAFTGLGINPHYGTPGNPWDGSRIPGGSSSGAAVSVSAGMAFAGIGTDTGGSVRIPAALCGLTGFKPTQRRSDLGGTIPLSTTLDSIGPIARSVGCCALLDAVLAGEEPWMPLALRGLRLAAPQTYVLDGLDDAVAAAYARALSALSASGAHIEDAGFGTLERLPDLLAGGGVTAAESYAWHRRLLAEKGDLYDPHVRRRIERGATISAADYLDLLAARADQAAAMDRALAPFDAAVMPTVAVVAPKIADLENDDDYARLNLLVLRNPMVSNLLGLCSASVPCQRPGDLPVGLAIVGCKNADRHILRVAMTVENILHGAGLGLPEA; from the coding sequence ATGTTTGCCGATACCCGCACGCTTACGGAAATCCTCGATGCCCTGGGGTCCGGCCGCGCGCGCAGCGAAGCCCTGACCGAAGAGGCGCTGGCGCGGACCCAAACCCCGGAAGGCCGGATCGTCTTCACGGAAATCTTCGAGAAGGCCGCCCTGGCCCAGGCGCGGGCGGCGGACCAACTGCGCGATGCCGGCGTTGCCGGCGGGGCGCTGGCCGGCGTGCCGGTTTCCGTGAAGGACCTGTTCGACGTCGCCGGCTACCCGACGCGGGCCGGATCGAAGGTGCTGGCCGACGCTCCGCCGGCCAAGGCGGATGCCGTCGCCGTCAAACGGCTGCGGGCGGCGGGGGCGGTGATCATCGGCCACACCAACATGACCGAGTTCGCCTTCACGGGCCTGGGCATCAACCCCCACTACGGCACCCCCGGGAATCCCTGGGATGGCAGCCGCATTCCCGGCGGCTCGTCGTCGGGGGCCGCCGTATCGGTGAGCGCCGGCATGGCGTTCGCGGGCATCGGAACGGATACCGGCGGATCGGTCCGGATTCCGGCCGCCTTGTGCGGCCTGACCGGTTTCAAGCCCACTCAAAGACGGAGCGATCTCGGCGGCACCATCCCGCTGTCGACCACCCTGGATTCGATCGGACCCATCGCCCGTTCGGTGGGCTGCTGCGCCCTGCTCGACGCCGTACTGGCCGGCGAGGAACCGTGGATGCCGTTGGCCCTGAGGGGGCTCCGCCTGGCGGCGCCGCAGACCTACGTTCTGGACGGTCTCGACGATGCCGTCGCCGCGGCCTACGCCCGGGCTCTGTCGGCGCTGTCCGCGTCGGGGGCACACATCGAAGACGCCGGTTTCGGCACCCTGGAAAGGCTGCCGGATCTGCTGGCGGGCGGCGGCGTCACCGCTGCGGAAAGCTATGCCTGGCATCGCCGCCTGTTGGCCGAAAAGGGCGACCTTTACGATCCCCACGTCCGCCGCCGCATCGAACGGGGCGCCACCATCTCGGCCGCCGACTATCTGGATCTCCTGGCGGCGCGGGCCGACCAGGCCGCCGCCATGGATCGCGCCCTGGCGCCCTTCGATGCTGCCGTCATGCCAACCGTCGCCGTCGTCGCCCCGAAGATCGCCGACCTCGAAAACGACGACGACTACGCGCGCCTCAACCTCCTGGTCCTGCGCAATCCGATGGTATCGAACCTGCTCGGCCTGTGCTCGGCGTCGGTGCCGTGCCAGCGCCCCGGCGACCTGCCGGTCGGCCTCGCCATCGTCGGTTGCAAAAACGCCGACAGGCATATCCTCAGGGTCGCCATGACGGTCGAGAATATCCTGCACGGCGCCGGTCTCGGCCTTCCCGAAGCCTGA
- a CDS encoding MBL fold metallo-hydrolase: MTKPRPMGRSTARLIPISGVTGKGPACFLLEGGDRRILLDIGVGPDRGAAPDLSAIGRVDAVLLSHAHADHAGGLHLLGAVGNPPVYATDITAAQLPREWSGRLNSLPLSGQIDLFGIKLTTGRSGHAPGGVWLHLGVGNGLFYGGDMSFESELYAIDPPPSAATAVIDASAGLDDTPQADRRSAMRHLLRQGDALLPVPAAGRGPEIALFVVEEICRKPSLCPELRETVANLCGPWRDTLRAGTADRLSFLLAMAGAVEHRWPGPRGVVIAANVMADAGASARLLPGWLDRRDGAIVLSGYVPDDTPVGRVKGMGRAEVAGWNVHPRISDNARLLSALGARTAIPAFNGRVPRCDWEAAFAPAGLALGDVPV, encoded by the coding sequence GTGACCAAACCTCGGCCCATGGGGCGTTCGACCGCCCGCCTGATCCCGATTTCGGGCGTCACCGGCAAGGGGCCCGCCTGCTTCCTACTGGAAGGCGGGGACCGCCGCATTCTGCTCGACATCGGCGTCGGGCCGGATCGCGGAGCCGCCCCCGACCTTTCCGCCATCGGCCGGGTGGATGCCGTGCTGCTGTCCCATGCCCATGCCGATCACGCGGGCGGCCTGCATCTTCTCGGCGCCGTCGGCAATCCTCCCGTCTATGCGACCGATATTACCGCCGCCCAATTGCCTCGGGAATGGAGCGGCCGCCTTAACTCCCTGCCGTTGTCGGGGCAGATCGACCTGTTCGGGATCAAGCTCACCACGGGACGCAGCGGACACGCGCCGGGGGGCGTCTGGCTGCACCTGGGCGTGGGCAACGGCCTGTTCTATGGCGGGGACATGAGCTTCGAGTCCGAGCTTTACGCCATCGACCCTCCACCATCGGCGGCAACCGCCGTGATCGATGCCTCGGCCGGGCTTGACGACACCCCGCAAGCGGACCGCCGGTCGGCGATGCGCCACCTTCTGCGCCAGGGGGACGCCCTGCTTCCCGTGCCGGCGGCCGGGCGCGGCCCGGAAATCGCGCTCTTCGTCGTCGAGGAGATATGCAGGAAGCCGTCCCTTTGCCCGGAATTGCGCGAGACGGTTGCCAACCTCTGCGGACCCTGGCGGGATACGCTGCGCGCCGGGACCGCCGATCGCCTGTCGTTCCTTCTGGCGATGGCGGGGGCGGTGGAGCACCGGTGGCCGGGTCCGCGAGGCGTCGTCATTGCCGCCAATGTCATGGCCGACGCCGGAGCCAGCGCCCGTCTTTTGCCGGGATGGCTGGATCGGCGCGACGGGGCGATCGTGCTCTCCGGATATGTTCCCGACGACACGCCTGTCGGCAGGGTAAAGGGCATGGGGCGGGCCGAGGTTGCCGGCTGGAACGTCCACCCCCGGATATCGGACAACGCAAGGCTGCTTAGCGCCCTCGGCGCCCGAACGGCGATCCCCGCCTTCAACGGCCGCGTCCCGCGCTGCGATTGGGAGGCGGCCTTTGCCCCGGCCGGCTTGGCATTGGGCGACGTGCCCGTCTGA